From Macaca mulatta isolate MMU2019108-1 chromosome 1, T2T-MMU8v2.0, whole genome shotgun sequence, the proteins below share one genomic window:
- the ZBTB17 gene encoding zinc finger and BTB domain-containing protein 17 isoform X5, translated as MMCWPWPPSSKCRTSSRPAMPSSHLPSQPPALGEMRRPWPQKVCPVPSPGGDKRAKEEKAATSTLSRLEQAGRSAPTGPSRDLKEERGGQAQSAASGAEQTEKADAPREPPPVELKPDPTSGMAAAEAEAALCESSEQEMEVEPARKGEEEQEEQEEEGAGPAEVKEEGPQLENGEAPEENENEESAGTDSGQELGAEARGLRSGTYGDRTESKAYGSVIHKCEDCGKEFTHTGNFKRHIRIHTGEKPFSCRECSKAFSDPAACKAHEKTHSPLKPYGCEECGKSYRLISLLNLHKKRHSGEARYRCEDCGKLFTTSGNLKRHQLVHSGEKPYQCDYCGRSFSDPTSKMRHLETHDTDKEHKCPHCDKKFNQVGNLKAHLKIHIADGPLKCRECGKQFTTSGNLKRHLRIHSGEKPYVCIHCQRQFADPGALQRHVRIHTGEKPCQCVMCGKAFTQASSLIAHVRQHTGEKPYVCERCGKRFVQSSQLANHIRHHDNIRPHKCSVCSKAFVNVGDLSKHIIIHTGEKPYLCDKCGRGFNRVDNLRSHVKTVHQGKAGIKILEPEEGSEVSVVTVDDMVTLATEALAATAVTQLTVVPVGAAVTADETEVLKAEISKAVKQVQEEDPNTHILYACDSCGDKFLDANSLAQHVRIHTAQALVMFQTDADFYQQYGPGGTWPAGQVLQAGELVFRPRDGAEGQPALAETSPTAPECPPPAE; from the exons ATGATGTGCTGGCCGTGGCCACCTTCCTCCAAATGCAGGACATCATCACGGCCTGCCATGCCCTCAAGTCACTTGCCGAGCCAGCCACCAGCCCTGGGGGAAATGCGGAGGCCTTGGCCACAGAAG GTCTGCCCTGTACCATCTCCAGGAGGGGACAAGAGAGCTAAAGAGGAGAAGGCGGCCACCAGCACGCTGAGCAGGCTGGAGCAGGCGGGACGCAGCGCACCCACAGGCCCCAGCAGGGACCTCAAGGAGGAGCGTGGCGGTCAGGCCCAGAGCGCAGCCAGCG GTGCAGAGCAGACAGAGAAAGCCGATGCGCCCCGGGAGCCGCCGCCTGTGGAGCTCAAGCCAGACCCCACTAGTGGCATGGCTGCCGCAGAAGCTGAGGCTGCTTTGTGCGAGAGCTCGGAGCAAG AAATGGAGGTGGAGCCCGCCCGGAAAGGGGAAGAGGAGCAAGAGGAGCAAGAAGAGGAGGGCGCAGGGCCAGCTGAGGTCAAGGAGGAGGGTCCCCAGCTGGAGAACGGAGAGGCCCCCGAGGAGAACGAGAACGAGGAGTCAGCGGGCACAGACTCGGGGCAGGAGCTCGGCGCCGAGGCCCGGGGCCTGCGCTCAGGCACCTACGGTGATCGCACGGAGTCCAAGGCCTACGGCTCCGTCATCCACAAGTGCGAG GACTGTGGGAAGGAGTTCACGCACACGGGGAACTTCAAGCGGCACATCCGCATCCACACGGGGGAGAAGCCCTTCTCGTGCCGTGAGTGCAGCAAGGCCTTTTCCGACCCGGCGGCCTGCAAGGCCCATGAGAAGACGCACAG CCCTCTGAAGCCCTACGGCTGCGAGGAGTGCGGGAAGAGCTACCGCCTCATCAGCCTGCTCAACCTGCACAAGAAGCGGCACTCGGGCGAGGCGCGCTACCGCTGCGAGGACTGCGGCAAGCTCTTCACCACCTCGGGCAACCTCAAGCGCCACCAGCTGGTGCACAGCGGCGAGAAGCCCTACCAGTGCGACTACTGCGGCCGCTCCTTCTCCGACCCCACTTCCAAGATGCGCCACCTGGAGACCCACGACACGGACAAGGAGCACAAGTGCCCACACTGCGACAAGAAGTTCAACCAG GTAGGGAACCTGAAGGCCCACCTGAAGATCCACATCGCTGACGGGCCCCTCAAGTGCCGAGAGTGTGGGAAGCAGTTCACCACCTCAG GGAACCTGAAGCGGCACCTTCGGATCCACAGCGGGGAGAAGCCCTACGTGTGTATCCACTGCCAGCGACAGTTTGCAGACCCCGGCGCTCTGCAGCGGCACGTCCGCATTCACACAG GTGAGAAGCCGTGCCAGTGTGTGATGTGCGGTAAGGCCTTCACCCAGGCCAGCTCCCTCATCGCCCACGTACGCCAGCACACCGGGGAGAAGCCCTACGTCTGCGAGCGCTGCGGCAAGAg ATTTGTCCAGTCCAGCCAGTTGGCCAATCATATTCGCCACCACGACAACATCCGTCCACACAAGTGCAGTGTGTGCAGCAAGGCCTTCGTGAACGTGGGGGACCTGTCCAAGCACATCATCATCCACACTG GAGAGAAGCCTTACCTGTGTGATAAGTGTGGGCGTGGCTTCAACCGGGTAGACAACCTGCGCTCCCACGTGAAGACGGTGCACCAGGGCAAGGCAGGCATCAAGATCCTGGAGCCCGAGGAGGGCAGTGAAGTCAGCGTGGTCACTGTGGATGACATGGTCACGCTGGCCACTGAGGCACTGGCAGCGACAGCCGTCACTCAGCTCACAG TGGTGCCGGTGGGAGCTGCAGTGACAGCCGATGAGACGGAAGTCCTGAAGGCCGAGATCAGCAAAGCTGTGAAGCAAGTGCAGGAGGAAG ACCCCAACACTCACATCCTCTACGCCTGTGACTCCTGTGGGGACAAGTTTCTGGATGCCAACAGCCTGGCTCAGCACGTGCGAATCCACACAGCCCAGGCACTGGTCATGTTCCAGACAGACGCGGACTTCTACCAGCAGTATGGGCCAGGTGGCACGTGGCCTGCTGGGCAGGTGCTGCAGGCTGGGGAGCTGGTCTTCCGCCCTCGGGATGGGGCCGAGGGCCAGCCCGCACTGGCAGAGACCTCCCCTACAGCTCCTGAATGTCCGCCGCCTGCCGAGTGA
- the ZBTB17 gene encoding zinc finger and BTB domain-containing protein 17 isoform X4 — MMCWPWPPSSKCRTSSRPAMPSSHLPSQPPALGEMRRPWPQKVCPVPSPGGDKRAKEEKAATSTLSRLEQAGRSAPTGPSRDLKEERGGQAQSAASGAEQTEKADAPREPPPVELKPDPTSGMAAAEAEAALCESSEQEMEVEPARKGEEEQEEQEEEGAGPAEVKEEGPQLENGEAPEENENEESAGTDSGQELGAEARGLRSGTYGDRTESKAYGSVIHKCEDCGKEFTHTGNFKRHIRIHTGEKPFSCRECSKAFSDPAACKAHEKTHSPLKPYGCEECGKSYRLISLLNLHKKRHSGEARYRCEDCGKLFTTSGNLKRHQLVHSGEKPYQCDYCGRSFSDPTSKMRHLETHDTDKEHKCPHCDKKFNQVGNLKAHLKIHIADGPLKCRECGKQFTTSGNLKRHLRIHSGEKPYVCIHCQRQFADPGALQRHVRIHTGEKPCQCVMCGKAFTQASSLIAHVRQHTGEKPYVCERCGKRFVQSSQLANHIRHHDNIRPHKCSVCSKAFVNVGDLSKHIIIHTGEKPYLCDKCGRGFNRVDNLRSHVKTVHQGKAGIKILEPEEGSEVSVVTVDDMVTLATEALAATAVTQLTGPATLPAVVPVGAAVTADETEVLKAEISKAVKQVQEEDPNTHILYACDSCGDKFLDANSLAQHVRIHTAQALVMFQTDADFYQQYGPGGTWPAGQVLQAGELVFRPRDGAEGQPALAETSPTAPECPPPAE, encoded by the exons ATGATGTGCTGGCCGTGGCCACCTTCCTCCAAATGCAGGACATCATCACGGCCTGCCATGCCCTCAAGTCACTTGCCGAGCCAGCCACCAGCCCTGGGGGAAATGCGGAGGCCTTGGCCACAGAAG GTCTGCCCTGTACCATCTCCAGGAGGGGACAAGAGAGCTAAAGAGGAGAAGGCGGCCACCAGCACGCTGAGCAGGCTGGAGCAGGCGGGACGCAGCGCACCCACAGGCCCCAGCAGGGACCTCAAGGAGGAGCGTGGCGGTCAGGCCCAGAGCGCAGCCAGCG GTGCAGAGCAGACAGAGAAAGCCGATGCGCCCCGGGAGCCGCCGCCTGTGGAGCTCAAGCCAGACCCCACTAGTGGCATGGCTGCCGCAGAAGCTGAGGCTGCTTTGTGCGAGAGCTCGGAGCAAG AAATGGAGGTGGAGCCCGCCCGGAAAGGGGAAGAGGAGCAAGAGGAGCAAGAAGAGGAGGGCGCAGGGCCAGCTGAGGTCAAGGAGGAGGGTCCCCAGCTGGAGAACGGAGAGGCCCCCGAGGAGAACGAGAACGAGGAGTCAGCGGGCACAGACTCGGGGCAGGAGCTCGGCGCCGAGGCCCGGGGCCTGCGCTCAGGCACCTACGGTGATCGCACGGAGTCCAAGGCCTACGGCTCCGTCATCCACAAGTGCGAG GACTGTGGGAAGGAGTTCACGCACACGGGGAACTTCAAGCGGCACATCCGCATCCACACGGGGGAGAAGCCCTTCTCGTGCCGTGAGTGCAGCAAGGCCTTTTCCGACCCGGCGGCCTGCAAGGCCCATGAGAAGACGCACAG CCCTCTGAAGCCCTACGGCTGCGAGGAGTGCGGGAAGAGCTACCGCCTCATCAGCCTGCTCAACCTGCACAAGAAGCGGCACTCGGGCGAGGCGCGCTACCGCTGCGAGGACTGCGGCAAGCTCTTCACCACCTCGGGCAACCTCAAGCGCCACCAGCTGGTGCACAGCGGCGAGAAGCCCTACCAGTGCGACTACTGCGGCCGCTCCTTCTCCGACCCCACTTCCAAGATGCGCCACCTGGAGACCCACGACACGGACAAGGAGCACAAGTGCCCACACTGCGACAAGAAGTTCAACCAG GTAGGGAACCTGAAGGCCCACCTGAAGATCCACATCGCTGACGGGCCCCTCAAGTGCCGAGAGTGTGGGAAGCAGTTCACCACCTCAG GGAACCTGAAGCGGCACCTTCGGATCCACAGCGGGGAGAAGCCCTACGTGTGTATCCACTGCCAGCGACAGTTTGCAGACCCCGGCGCTCTGCAGCGGCACGTCCGCATTCACACAG GTGAGAAGCCGTGCCAGTGTGTGATGTGCGGTAAGGCCTTCACCCAGGCCAGCTCCCTCATCGCCCACGTACGCCAGCACACCGGGGAGAAGCCCTACGTCTGCGAGCGCTGCGGCAAGAg ATTTGTCCAGTCCAGCCAGTTGGCCAATCATATTCGCCACCACGACAACATCCGTCCACACAAGTGCAGTGTGTGCAGCAAGGCCTTCGTGAACGTGGGGGACCTGTCCAAGCACATCATCATCCACACTG GAGAGAAGCCTTACCTGTGTGATAAGTGTGGGCGTGGCTTCAACCGGGTAGACAACCTGCGCTCCCACGTGAAGACGGTGCACCAGGGCAAGGCAGGCATCAAGATCCTGGAGCCCGAGGAGGGCAGTGAAGTCAGCGTGGTCACTGTGGATGACATGGTCACGCTGGCCACTGAGGCACTGGCAGCGACAGCCGTCACTCAGCTCACAG GCCCTGCGACTCTGCCCGCAGTGGTGCCGGTGGGAGCTGCAGTGACAGCCGATGAGACGGAAGTCCTGAAGGCCGAGATCAGCAAAGCTGTGAAGCAAGTGCAGGAGGAAG ACCCCAACACTCACATCCTCTACGCCTGTGACTCCTGTGGGGACAAGTTTCTGGATGCCAACAGCCTGGCTCAGCACGTGCGAATCCACACAGCCCAGGCACTGGTCATGTTCCAGACAGACGCGGACTTCTACCAGCAGTATGGGCCAGGTGGCACGTGGCCTGCTGGGCAGGTGCTGCAGGCTGGGGAGCTGGTCTTCCGCCCTCGGGATGGGGCCGAGGGCCAGCCCGCACTGGCAGAGACCTCCCCTACAGCTCCTGAATGTCCGCCGCCTGCCGAGTGA